A portion of the Pseudopipra pipra isolate bDixPip1 chromosome 1, bDixPip1.hap1, whole genome shotgun sequence genome contains these proteins:
- the KLHL18 gene encoding kelch-like protein 18 isoform X2, which yields MLEAAAAAAAAAEPELDPEDLVHFSVGDLPSRGYGVMGEIRRQGKLCDVTLKVGDHKFSAHRIVLAASIPYFHAMFTNDMMECKQEEIVMQGMDPSALEALINFAYNGHLAIDQQNVQSLLMGASFLQLQNIKDACCTFLRERLHPKNCLGVRQFAETMMCAVLYDAANSFIHQHFVEVSMSEEFLALPFEDVLELVSRDELNVKSEEQVFEAALAWIRYDRDQRESFLPELLSKIRLPLCRPQFLTDRVQQDDLVRCCHKCRDLVDEAKDYHLMPERRPHLPAFKTRPRCCTSIAGLIYAVGGLNSAGDSLNVVEVFDPIANRWEKCQPMTTARSRVGVAVVNGLLYAIGGYDGQLRLSTVEVYNPETDSWSKVESMNSKRSAMGTVVLDGQIYVCGGYDGNSSLNSVESYSPETNKWTAVTPMSSNRSAAGVTVFEGRIYVSGGHDGLQIFNSVEYYNPHTSSWHAVSNMLNKRCRHGAAALGSRMFVCGGYDGSAFLSAAEVYSSGADQWYLLVPMNSRRSRVSLVPNCGRLYAVGGYDGQSNLSSVEMYDPESNRWTFMAPMVCHEGGVGVGCVPLLTI from the exons GTGGGGGACCACAAGTTCAGCGCCCACCGGATCGTGCTGGCGGCGTCCATCCCGTACTTCCACGCCATGTTCACCAACGACATGATGGAGTGCAAGCAGGAGGAGATCGTCATGCAGGGCATGGACCCCAG CGCGCTGGAGGCTCTCATCAACTTCGCCTACAACGGGCACCTGGCCATCGACCAGCAGAACGTGCAGTCCCTGCTCATGGGGGCCagtttcctgcagctccagaaCATCAAGGATGCCTGTTGTACATTCCTTAGGGAAAG GCTGCATCCCAAGAACTGCCTGGGGGTGCGGCAGTTCGCCGAGACCATGATGTGCGCGGTGCTCTACGACGCCGCCAACAGCttcatccaccagcacttcGTGGAGGTCTCCATGTCCGAGGAGTTCCTGGCCCTGCCCTTCGAGGACGTCCTGGAGCTCGTTTCCAGGGATGAGCTCAACGTGAAGTCTGAAGAGCAG GTGTTTGAAGCTGCCTTGGCCTGGATCCGGTACGACCGAGACCAGAGGGAGTCCTTCCTGCCCGAGCTCCTCTCCAAGATCCGCCTCCCGCTGTGCCGGCCGCAATTCCTCACGGACCGCGTCCAGCAGGACGACCTGGTGCGCTGCTGCCACAAATGCAG GGATCTGGTGGACGAAGCCAAGGATTACCACCTCATGCCGGAGCGCCGGCCGCACCTCCCGGCGTTCAAGACGCGCCCCCGGTGCTGCACGTCCATAGCAGGGCTGATCTACGCCGTGGGAGGGCTGAACTCGGCAG GCGACTCCCTGAACGTGGTGGAGGTGTTTGATCCCATTGCCAACCGGTGGGAGAAGTGCCAGCCCATGACGACGGCGCGGAGCCGCGTCGGGGTCGCCGTGGTCAACGGGCTCCTCTACGCCATCGGCGGCTACGACGGCCAGCTCAGGCTCAGCACCGTGGAGGTCTACAATCCAGAGACGGATTCCTGGTCCAAAGTGGAAAGTATGAACAGCAAGAGGAG CGCCATGGGAACGGTGGTGCTGGATGGGCAGATCTACGTGTGCGGTGGATACGATGGGAACTCATCCCTCAACTCCGTGGAGTCCTACTCTCCAGAGACAAACAA GTGGACAGCAGTGACCCCCATGAGCTCCAACCGCAGCGCCGCCGGAGTCACCGTCTTCGAGGGCCGGATCTACGTGTCAGGAGGGCACGACGGGCTGCAGATCTTCAACAGT GTGGAGTACTACAACCCGCACACCTCGTCCTGGCACGCCGTGTCCAACATGCTCAACAAGCGGTGCCGCCACGGCGCGGCCGCGCTCGGCAGCCGCATGTTCGTGTGCGGCGGCTACGACGGCTCGGCCTTCCTGAGCGCGGCCGAGGTGTACAGCTCCGGGGCCGACCAGTGGTACCTGCTGGTGCCCATGAACAGCCGGCGCAGCCGCGTGTCCCTCGTGCCCAACTGCGGCCGCCTCTACGCCGTGGGCGGCTACGACGGACAGTCCAACCTCAGCTCCGTGGAGATGTACGACCCCGAGAGCAACCGCTGGACGTTCATGGCGCCCATGGTGTGCCACGAGGGCGGGGTGGGCGTGGGCTGCGTCCCCCTCCTCACCATCTGA
- the LOC135421975 gene encoding cathelicidin-B1-like — protein MGLCRALTLLLLLGLVGASTPGPDGSTAVWDGSIPTSSPGSGAVSYEAVVAAAMELLNSRAVSPYVLRLREAQPRPGWPSDLRSRQELSFTLEETTCRSPGVAPTGCRSRWLGALTWCQGSVFLEEQQPTVELSCGKAPTKFGRIRRSKVKEFFARIKERFQSIFQCSRIWIRDKLNLQVPKP, from the exons atggggctgTGCCGGGCGCTcacgctgctgctgctgctggggctggtgggagcTTCCACGCCGGGGCCCGACGGATCCACGGCGGTGTGGGACGGATCCATCCCAACGTCCTCGCCGGGATCCGGGGCCGTGAGCTACGAGGCCGTGGTGGCGGCGGCCATGGAGCTGCtcaactccagggctgtcagtCCCTACGTGCTGCGGCTGCGGGAggcccagccccggcccggatGG CCCTCGGACCTGCGGAGCCGGCAGGAGCTGAGCTTCACCCTGGAGGAAACCACGTGCCGGAGCCCGGGAGTGGcccccacgggctgcaggagccGCTGGCTCGGG GCGCTGACCTGGTGCCAGGGCTCCGTGttcctggaggagcagcagcccacGGTGGAGCTCTCCTGCGGGAAGGCTCCCACCAAG TTCGGCCGGATCCGGAGATCCAAGGTCAAGGAGTTCTTTGCCAGGATCAAAGAGCGTTTCCAGAGCATCTTCCAGTGCAGTCGGATCTGGATCCGCGACAAGCTCAACCTCCAGGTCCCCAAACCCTGA
- the KLHL18 gene encoding kelch-like protein 18 isoform X1: MLEAAAAAAAAAEPELDPEDLVHFSVGDLPSRGYGVMGEIRRQGKLCDVTLKVGDHKFSAHRIVLAASIPYFHAMFTNDMMECKQEEIVMQGMDPSALEALINFAYNGHLAIDQQNVQSLLMGASFLQLQNIKDACCTFLRERLHPKNCLGVRQFAETMMCAVLYDAANSFIHQHFVEVSMSEEFLALPFEDVLELVSRDELNVKSEEQVFEAALAWIRYDRDQRESFLPELLSKIRLPLCRPQFLTDRVQQDDLVRCCHKCRDLVDEAKDYHLMPERRPHLPAFKTRPRCCTSIAGLIYAVGGLNSAANFYAGDSLNVVEVFDPIANRWEKCQPMTTARSRVGVAVVNGLLYAIGGYDGQLRLSTVEVYNPETDSWSKVESMNSKRSAMGTVVLDGQIYVCGGYDGNSSLNSVESYSPETNKWTAVTPMSSNRSAAGVTVFEGRIYVSGGHDGLQIFNSVEYYNPHTSSWHAVSNMLNKRCRHGAAALGSRMFVCGGYDGSAFLSAAEVYSSGADQWYLLVPMNSRRSRVSLVPNCGRLYAVGGYDGQSNLSSVEMYDPESNRWTFMAPMVCHEGGVGVGCVPLLTI; this comes from the exons GTGGGGGACCACAAGTTCAGCGCCCACCGGATCGTGCTGGCGGCGTCCATCCCGTACTTCCACGCCATGTTCACCAACGACATGATGGAGTGCAAGCAGGAGGAGATCGTCATGCAGGGCATGGACCCCAG CGCGCTGGAGGCTCTCATCAACTTCGCCTACAACGGGCACCTGGCCATCGACCAGCAGAACGTGCAGTCCCTGCTCATGGGGGCCagtttcctgcagctccagaaCATCAAGGATGCCTGTTGTACATTCCTTAGGGAAAG GCTGCATCCCAAGAACTGCCTGGGGGTGCGGCAGTTCGCCGAGACCATGATGTGCGCGGTGCTCTACGACGCCGCCAACAGCttcatccaccagcacttcGTGGAGGTCTCCATGTCCGAGGAGTTCCTGGCCCTGCCCTTCGAGGACGTCCTGGAGCTCGTTTCCAGGGATGAGCTCAACGTGAAGTCTGAAGAGCAG GTGTTTGAAGCTGCCTTGGCCTGGATCCGGTACGACCGAGACCAGAGGGAGTCCTTCCTGCCCGAGCTCCTCTCCAAGATCCGCCTCCCGCTGTGCCGGCCGCAATTCCTCACGGACCGCGTCCAGCAGGACGACCTGGTGCGCTGCTGCCACAAATGCAG GGATCTGGTGGACGAAGCCAAGGATTACCACCTCATGCCGGAGCGCCGGCCGCACCTCCCGGCGTTCAAGACGCGCCCCCGGTGCTGCACGTCCATAGCAGGGCTGATCTACGCCGTGGGAGGGCTGAACTCGGCAG CAAATTTTTACGCAGGCGACTCCCTGAACGTGGTGGAGGTGTTTGATCCCATTGCCAACCGGTGGGAGAAGTGCCAGCCCATGACGACGGCGCGGAGCCGCGTCGGGGTCGCCGTGGTCAACGGGCTCCTCTACGCCATCGGCGGCTACGACGGCCAGCTCAGGCTCAGCACCGTGGAGGTCTACAATCCAGAGACGGATTCCTGGTCCAAAGTGGAAAGTATGAACAGCAAGAGGAG CGCCATGGGAACGGTGGTGCTGGATGGGCAGATCTACGTGTGCGGTGGATACGATGGGAACTCATCCCTCAACTCCGTGGAGTCCTACTCTCCAGAGACAAACAA GTGGACAGCAGTGACCCCCATGAGCTCCAACCGCAGCGCCGCCGGAGTCACCGTCTTCGAGGGCCGGATCTACGTGTCAGGAGGGCACGACGGGCTGCAGATCTTCAACAGT GTGGAGTACTACAACCCGCACACCTCGTCCTGGCACGCCGTGTCCAACATGCTCAACAAGCGGTGCCGCCACGGCGCGGCCGCGCTCGGCAGCCGCATGTTCGTGTGCGGCGGCTACGACGGCTCGGCCTTCCTGAGCGCGGCCGAGGTGTACAGCTCCGGGGCCGACCAGTGGTACCTGCTGGTGCCCATGAACAGCCGGCGCAGCCGCGTGTCCCTCGTGCCCAACTGCGGCCGCCTCTACGCCGTGGGCGGCTACGACGGACAGTCCAACCTCAGCTCCGTGGAGATGTACGACCCCGAGAGCAACCGCTGGACGTTCATGGCGCCCATGGTGTGCCACGAGGGCGGGGTGGGCGTGGGCTGCGTCCCCCTCCTCACCATCTGA
- the LOC135405416 gene encoding collagen alpha-1(I) chain-like gives MGCLDESEQGERDFKKKKQNNVKKAGKERGLLVLFPRSWEDALTPSSGGARQELFHHAKNWEQAQGRRGHGGGSALPSSGIAASPPGPGELLPAPGQGQQRQLEPFPRNGGPVFTLEPEPGGPEPRADPGPAENSPLSRSHGAAVGSGAAGGGRRDPAGNAGPPRPGPLRAGDPRAGPAAAQAAGSHQDELRLGNPLQHQLHGPAAALPQTRPGPPRLPGPPGQGAAVLGPGVRVHLPARRAAVDGGMWRGAAARWQRPTPLPWQPKNLQRQPRSLLLIILLLLAAPPAASPPQRVPPGVIPPPPRPQRSWNKEISGSDVCVCGADTVWGGPGGHPRRWETAMGQVWGCASPGGTNPAPRPLRPSHRAPGPPTPPWPTKGLQGMGTPWESPRGAMSRPIHWDTWGSMSLHPCPQKTTAALWVGTRCFRSGVGESQAPGRVPDLPGGIKVAPGWPWGTGMPSPWALVLLAVLGGAHALPAPAPLAYTQALAQAVDSYNQRPEVQNAFRLLSADPEPAPGVELSSLQGLNFTMMETDCAASARRDPDDCDFKENGAIKECSGPVQLLQSSPEFDLRCFDVSSDPDLIQRGRFGRFLGRVRRFRPRIRFNVGIRGSVRLG, from the exons ATGGGGTGTTTGGATGAATCTGAGCAGGGTGAgagggattttaaaaaaaaaaaacaaaataatgtaaagaaagcaggaaaggaaagggggcTCCTGGTTCTAttccccaggagctgggaggatGCTCTCACTCCCAGTTCGGGAGGAGCAAGACAGGAGTTGTTCCATCATGCCAAGAACTGGGAGCAGGCCCAGGGAAGAAGGGGCCATGGAGGGGGATCGGCCCTGCCGAGCTCCGGCATCGCCGCATCCCCTCCAGGTCCGGGCGAGCTCCTCCCGGCTCCGGGCCAAGGACAACAGCGGCAACTCGAGCCCTTCCCGCGGAACGGGGGGCCCGTGTTTACCCTGGAGCCGGAGCCGGGGGGCCCCGAGCCGAGGGCCGATCCCGGGCCGGCAGAGAATTCCCCGCTGTCCCGCTCTCATGGCGCTGCTGTTGGGAGCGGTGCTGCTGGCGGCGGGCGCCGCGATCCCGCCGGGAATGCCGGCCCCCCGCGACCTGGCCCGCTCCGTGCTGGAGACCCACGGGCAGGACCTGCGGCTGCTCAAGCTGCTGGGAGTCACCAGGACG AGCTTCGACTGGGGAACCCACTTCAGCATCAACTTCACGGCCCGGCAGCCGCCCTGCCCCAAACCCGCCCCGGACCCCCGCGGCTGCCGGGGCCGCCCGGGCAGG gtgCAGCGGTGCTCGGCCCAGGTGTCCGTGTTCACCTTCCTGCCCGACGTGCCGCTGTCGATGGTGGAATGTGGCGAGGAGCCG cagcccGGTGGCAGCGCCCAACCCCGCTCCCCTGGCAACCCAAAAACCTCCAGCGCCAACCCAGGTCACTCCTcctcatcatcctcctcctcctcgcgGCCCCCCCCGCGGCCTCGCCCCCCCAGCGCGTCCCCCCGGGGGTCatcccgccgcccccccggccccaaCGGAGCTGGAATAAAGAGATTTCGGGGTCAGACGTTTGTGTGTGTGGGGCTGACACGGTttgggggggcccgggggggcaCCCCCGGCGTTGGGAAACAGCCATGGGGCAAGTTTGGGGTTGTGCAagcccggggggcaccaaccCGGCACCGCGGCCCCTGCGCCCCTCCCACAGGGCTCCGGGACCCCCGACCCCCCCATGGCCAACCAAGGGGCTccaagggatggggacacccTGGGAGTCCCCGAGGGGGGCGATGTCACGGCCCATCCATTGGGACACCTGGGGCTCCATGTCCCTCCACCCGTGTCCCCAAAAAACAACGGCCGCCCTGTGGGTTGGGACCAGGTGTTTCCGGAGCGGGGTTGGGGAGAGCCAAGCCCCGGGGAGGGTCCCCGACCTGCCGGGGGGGATAAAAGTGGCGCCGGGGTGGCCGTGGGGGACAGGGATGCCGAGCCCGTGGGCGCTGGTGCTGCTGGCGGTGCTGGGGGGGGCCCATGCCctccccgccccggcccccctCGCCTACACCCAGGCGCTGGCTCAAGCCGTGGACTCCTACAACCAGCGGCCCGAGGTGCAGAACGCCTTCAGGCTGCTCAGCGCCGACCCCGAGCCCGCCCCG GGCGTGGAGCTGAGCTCGCTGCAGGGGCTCAACTTCACCATGATGGAGACGGACTGTGCCGCCAGCGCCCGCCGCGACCCCGACGACTGCGACTTCAAGGAGAACGGG gcCATCAAGGAGTGCTCGGGGCCggtgcagctcctgcagagctccCCCGAGTTCGACCTGCGCTGCTTCGACGTCTCCTCCGAC CCGGATCTGATCCAGCGCGGCCGCTTCGGGCGCTTCCTGGGCAGGGTGCGGCGCTTCCGACCCCGGATCAGGTTCAACGTCGGCATCAGGGGCTCCGTGCGCTTGGGCTGA
- the LOC135412561 gene encoding uncharacterized protein LOC135412561 isoform X1 translates to MAGQEQVPVTFEDVMVYLSRAEWDSLQAGQRELYRDVVLDTYELLTSLGYPGPKPDILYRLERGEEPWICPSSGHTRSWQEEPLSSCWPGSSDSPRLEEGPDPPSTAGQSAPECLQAQRLLKNLGCVEGRSEFPLEAASGVGSQTQTCQPSQATSQTWPVEGADIKRGVMENLPQSGTVPPHCMGEQQNVDPQEQLREDPREKSPGSTQSHGYTSGESLLPQELQELGAEELREAVMKDHSYCLQSAPQTPSCAPGPRSTGEHNYFPKPWAHPRFCYAWNHRAAAAQAVLGRALMQRSRMGGILRKDKDILPRYRPYWRAAFPWSYGSRCCTPVEGTHGRDCIPEDRDGPCALRSDGNAGGGTLDTQGILGVGGSPQMSAARVRPVEGQRTWQLQGPGAEQNVKGCVASGKAEVSSLQGLFRAVHQAVGQMLDSVCQKLELQGFSQGNSIWPITIEINSVEEIEQL, encoded by the exons ATGGCGGGGCAGGAGCAG gTTCCGGTGACCTTCGAGGACGTGATGGTGTACCTGAGCCGGGCTGAGTGGGACTCACTCCAGGCGGGACAGCGGGAGCTGTACCGGGACGTTGTGTTGGACACCTATGAGCTCCTGACATCCCTGG GTTATCCAGGCCCCAAACCTGACATCCTGTACCGGCTGGAGCGCGGGGAAGAGCCCTGGATCTGCCCATCCTCAG GACAcaccaggagctggcaggaggagCCACTCTCCAGCTGCTGGCCCGGATCCAGTGACAGTCCTAGGCTGGAGGAGGGTCCAGATCCCCCAAGTACAG CAGGCCAGAGCGCTCCAGAGTGTCTCCAGGCTCAGAGGCTCCTGAAGAATTTGGGCTGTGTGGAGGGAAGGAGTGAATTCCCATTGGAAGCGGCCAGCGGAGTGGGAAGCCAAACCCAGACTTGCCAGCCAAGCCAAGCCACTTCACAGACGTGGCCTGTGGAAGGAGCAGACATTAAACGGGGAGTCATGGAAAACCTACCCCAGAGCGGGACAGTCCCGCCTCATTGCATGGGGGAACAGCAGAACGTGGATCCTCAGGAGCAGCTGCGGGAGGACCCCAGGGAGAAGAGTCCCGGGAGCACCCAAAGCCATGGATACACCTCGGGAGAGTCGCTgctcccccaggagctgcaggagctgggagcggaggagctgagggaggcTGTGATGAAGGATCACAGCTACTGCCTGCAGAGCGCGCCGCAAACGCCCAGCTGTGCTCCGGGGCCCCGCTCCACGGGGGAACACAACTATTTCCCAAAGCCCTGGGCACATCCCAGATTCTGCTACGCCTGGAAccacagggctgcagctgcccaggccgTGCTGGGCCGGGCGCTGATGCAGCGATCCCGCATGGGTGGGATCCTCCGCAAAGACAAGGACATCCTGCCGCGGTACCGGCCCTACTGGAGGGCAGCGTTTCCCTGGAGCTACGGCTCCCGATGCTGCACTCCCGTGGAGGGGACGCATGGAAGGGATTGTATTCCCGAGGACCGGGATGGGCCGTGCGCCCTCCGGAGCGACGGGAACGCCGGAGGGGGGACATTGGACACGCAGGGGATTTTGGGAGTGGGGGGTTCACCCCAAATGTCGGCTGCCAGAGTGAGGCCTGTGGAGGGTCAGAGGACCTGGCAGCTCCAGGGTCCTGGAGCTGAGCAGAACGTTAAGGGATGTGTGGCATCCGGGAAAGCCGAGGTGTCGTCGCTCCAAGGCCTGTTCCGGGCGGTGCACCAGGCGGTCGGGCAGATGTTGGACTCTGTGTGCCAGAAGCTGGAGCTCCAGGGGTTCTCCCAAGGGAATAGCATCTGGCCCATCACCATCGAGATCAACAGCGTGGAGGAGATTGAACAGCTGTGA
- the LOC135412561 gene encoding uncharacterized protein LOC135412561 isoform X2, which translates to MAGQEQVPVTFEDVMVYLSRAEWDSLQAGQRELYRDVVLDTYELLTSLGYPGPKPDILYRLERGEEPWICPSSGHTRSWQEEPLSSCWPGSSDSPRLEEGPDPPSTGQSAPECLQAQRLLKNLGCVEGRSEFPLEAASGVGSQTQTCQPSQATSQTWPVEGADIKRGVMENLPQSGTVPPHCMGEQQNVDPQEQLREDPREKSPGSTQSHGYTSGESLLPQELQELGAEELREAVMKDHSYCLQSAPQTPSCAPGPRSTGEHNYFPKPWAHPRFCYAWNHRAAAAQAVLGRALMQRSRMGGILRKDKDILPRYRPYWRAAFPWSYGSRCCTPVEGTHGRDCIPEDRDGPCALRSDGNAGGGTLDTQGILGVGGSPQMSAARVRPVEGQRTWQLQGPGAEQNVKGCVASGKAEVSSLQGLFRAVHQAVGQMLDSVCQKLELQGFSQGNSIWPITIEINSVEEIEQL; encoded by the exons ATGGCGGGGCAGGAGCAG gTTCCGGTGACCTTCGAGGACGTGATGGTGTACCTGAGCCGGGCTGAGTGGGACTCACTCCAGGCGGGACAGCGGGAGCTGTACCGGGACGTTGTGTTGGACACCTATGAGCTCCTGACATCCCTGG GTTATCCAGGCCCCAAACCTGACATCCTGTACCGGCTGGAGCGCGGGGAAGAGCCCTGGATCTGCCCATCCTCAG GACAcaccaggagctggcaggaggagCCACTCTCCAGCTGCTGGCCCGGATCCAGTGACAGTCCTAGGCTGGAGGAGGGTCCAGATCCCCCAAGTACAG GCCAGAGCGCTCCAGAGTGTCTCCAGGCTCAGAGGCTCCTGAAGAATTTGGGCTGTGTGGAGGGAAGGAGTGAATTCCCATTGGAAGCGGCCAGCGGAGTGGGAAGCCAAACCCAGACTTGCCAGCCAAGCCAAGCCACTTCACAGACGTGGCCTGTGGAAGGAGCAGACATTAAACGGGGAGTCATGGAAAACCTACCCCAGAGCGGGACAGTCCCGCCTCATTGCATGGGGGAACAGCAGAACGTGGATCCTCAGGAGCAGCTGCGGGAGGACCCCAGGGAGAAGAGTCCCGGGAGCACCCAAAGCCATGGATACACCTCGGGAGAGTCGCTgctcccccaggagctgcaggagctgggagcggaggagctgagggaggcTGTGATGAAGGATCACAGCTACTGCCTGCAGAGCGCGCCGCAAACGCCCAGCTGTGCTCCGGGGCCCCGCTCCACGGGGGAACACAACTATTTCCCAAAGCCCTGGGCACATCCCAGATTCTGCTACGCCTGGAAccacagggctgcagctgcccaggccgTGCTGGGCCGGGCGCTGATGCAGCGATCCCGCATGGGTGGGATCCTCCGCAAAGACAAGGACATCCTGCCGCGGTACCGGCCCTACTGGAGGGCAGCGTTTCCCTGGAGCTACGGCTCCCGATGCTGCACTCCCGTGGAGGGGACGCATGGAAGGGATTGTATTCCCGAGGACCGGGATGGGCCGTGCGCCCTCCGGAGCGACGGGAACGCCGGAGGGGGGACATTGGACACGCAGGGGATTTTGGGAGTGGGGGGTTCACCCCAAATGTCGGCTGCCAGAGTGAGGCCTGTGGAGGGTCAGAGGACCTGGCAGCTCCAGGGTCCTGGAGCTGAGCAGAACGTTAAGGGATGTGTGGCATCCGGGAAAGCCGAGGTGTCGTCGCTCCAAGGCCTGTTCCGGGCGGTGCACCAGGCGGTCGGGCAGATGTTGGACTCTGTGTGCCAGAAGCTGGAGCTCCAGGGGTTCTCCCAAGGGAATAGCATCTGGCCCATCACCATCGAGATCAACAGCGTGGAGGAGATTGAACAGCTGTGA